The following proteins are co-located in the Helicobacter acinonychis genome:
- the pyrG gene encoding glutamine hydrolyzing CTP synthase, whose amino-acid sequence MDRAKFIFVTGGVLSSLGKGISSSSIATLLQHCNYQVSILKIDPYINIDPGTMSPLEHGEVFVTSDGAETDLDIGHYERFLNRNLTRLNNFTTGQIFSSVIENERKGEYLGKTIQIVPHVTDEIKRRIKSTAKGLDFLIVEVGGTVGDMEGMFYLEAIRQLKLELGNEKVINVHVTLIPYIQTTNELKTKPTQHSVQELRRLGVTPQIILARSPKPLGKELKKKIALSCDVEQDSVIVATDTKSIYACPILFLQEGILTPIARRFNLNKLHPKMAAWNTLVEKIIAPKHKVKIGFVGKYLSLKESYKSLIEALIHAGAHLDTQVNIEWLDSENFNEETNLEGVDAILVPGGFGERGIEGKICAIQRARLEKLPFLGICLGMQLAIVEFCRNVLGLKGANSTEFNQRCEYPVVYLIEDFMDQNHQKQVRTYNSPLGGTMRLGEYECEIMPNSLLEKAYKKPSIKERHRHRYEINPKYRQEWENKGLKVVGFGANHLIEAIELEDHPFFVGVQFHPEFTSRLQSPNPIILDFIKSTLFKS is encoded by the coding sequence ATGGATAGAGCCAAATTTATATTCGTTACAGGGGGTGTGTTAAGCTCTCTAGGGAAAGGGATTTCATCTTCTTCAATCGCTACGCTTTTACAGCATTGCAATTATCAGGTTTCTATTTTAAAGATTGACCCTTATATTAATATTGACCCAGGCACCATGAGCCCTTTAGAGCATGGGGAAGTGTTTGTGACAAGCGATGGTGCTGAAACGGATTTAGACATAGGGCATTATGAGCGCTTTTTAAACAGGAATTTAACCCGGTTGAATAATTTCACTACTGGGCAGATTTTTTCAAGCGTGATAGAGAATGAAAGGAAAGGGGAATATTTAGGCAAGACCATTCAAATCGTCCCCCATGTTACCGATGAGATTAAAAGGCGTATTAAAAGCACGGCTAAAGGGTTGGATTTTTTAATCGTGGAAGTGGGTGGTACTGTGGGCGATATGGAGGGCATGTTTTATTTAGAGGCGATCCGTCAGCTTAAACTAGAATTAGGGAATGAAAAAGTCATCAATGTGCATGTAACCTTAATCCCTTATATCCAAACCACTAACGAATTGAAAACCAAGCCCACGCAGCATTCTGTCCAAGAATTACGACGCCTTGGCGTAACCCCTCAAATCATTTTAGCTAGATCGCCAAAACCTTTGGGTAAAGAATTAAAAAAGAAAATCGCCTTGAGTTGCGATGTGGAGCAAGACAGCGTGATTGTGGCCACAGACACTAAAAGCATTTACGCATGCCCTATTCTTTTCTTACAAGAAGGCATTTTAACTCCCATTGCAAGACGCTTTAATTTGAATAAGTTGCACCCTAAAATGGCGGCATGGAACACTCTAGTAGAAAAGATTATCGCTCCTAAACACAAAGTCAAAATCGGTTTTGTGGGTAAGTATTTAAGCTTGAAAGAATCTTATAAATCCTTGATTGAAGCCTTAATCCATGCAGGGGCGCATTTGGATACGCAAGTCAATATTGAATGGCTAGATAGCGAGAATTTTAATGAAGAGACCAATTTAGAGGGCGTTGATGCGATTTTAGTGCCGGGGGGCTTTGGAGAAAGGGGGATTGAAGGCAAAATTTGCGCCATTCAAAGAGCGAGATTAGAAAAACTCCCCTTTTTAGGGATTTGTTTGGGCATGCAATTAGCGATTGTTGAATTTTGTAGGAATGTTTTGGGTTTAAAAGGGGCTAATTCTACGGAGTTTAACCAACGCTGCGAATATCCTGTAGTGTATTTGATTGAAGATTTTATGGATCAAAACCACCAAAAACAAGTGCGTACCTATAATTCGCCTTTGGGTGGCACCATGCGATTAGGCGAATACGAATGCGAAATTATGCCTAACAGCTTACTGGAAAAAGCCTATAAAAAACCAAGCATTAAAGAAAGACACCGCCATCGCTATGAAATCAACCCCAAATACCGCCAAGAGTGGGAAAATAAAGGCTTGAAAGTGGTGGGTTTTGGGGCAAATCATTTGATTGAAGCGATTGAATTAGAAGATCACCCTTTCTTTGTAGGGGTGCAATTCCACCCAGAATTCACTTCTAGGCTGCAAAGCCCTAACCCTATTATTTTGGATTTCATTAAGAGCACTCTTTTTAAATCCTAA
- the recJ gene encoding single-stranded-DNA-specific exonuclease RecJ — MKQKLEAQIKERVASIAYSEKGFPSPFLFKDLKKAALKIIEAMEKYTEILVVGDYDADGVISSTIMAKFFASLNYKHVHVAIPNRFMDGYGISKQFLEKYHAPLIITVDNGINAFEAARFCKEKNYTLIITDHHCLQNNEVPDAYAVINPQQPDCHFIQKEVCGALVAFYLCYGIHQLLKKEKSHSSELLCLVGVATIADMMPLTFFNRFLVSKALYFLQKEPLGAIGFLRQKEVFRKRSLKTSDISFNIAPLINSAGRMQDARVALDFLSTNNLQDCCFLYERLKACNNERKITQQQVFEEAFKHALVGEKIIIALKDNWHEGVLGIVASKLVEATQKPSLVFTFKEGAYKGSGRSSQNVDLIDALNGVSSLLLGYGGHRQACGLSVEKNNMVSLFETLENFDFKVLPFCEKEPPLILRLKDIDKELLEIIEMGEPYGQENPEPLFQAQNLEVIEEKIIKESHQALRFKDEESVKDAIYFNAERFLKVGEKVSVLFSVELDEYSNEPKMFVKSLL, encoded by the coding sequence ATGAAACAAAAGCTTGAAGCTCAAATTAAAGAGCGAGTGGCTTCTATCGCTTATAGTGAAAAAGGGTTTCCTAGCCCCTTTTTGTTTAAAGACTTGAAAAAAGCCGCACTCAAAATCATAGAAGCGATGGAAAAATATACAGAGATTTTAGTCGTGGGCGATTATGACGCTGATGGCGTGATTAGCTCCACTATCATGGCAAAATTCTTTGCGAGTTTAAATTATAAGCATGTCCATGTTGCGATCCCCAATCGTTTTATGGATGGCTATGGGATTTCTAAACAATTTTTAGAAAAATACCATGCCCCTTTGATCATCACGGTGGATAATGGGATCAATGCCTTTGAAGCCGCACGATTTTGCAAAGAAAAAAACTACACCCTTATCATCACGGATCACCATTGCTTACAAAATAATGAAGTCCCAGACGCTTATGCTGTAATCAACCCCCAGCAACCAGATTGTCATTTTATCCAAAAAGAAGTGTGTGGGGCGTTAGTAGCGTTTTATTTGTGCTATGGTATCCACCAACTTTTAAAAAAAGAAAAAAGCCATTCTAGTGAGTTATTGTGTTTAGTGGGCGTGGCGACTATCGCTGATATGATGCCTTTGACTTTTTTTAACCGCTTTTTGGTTTCTAAAGCCTTGTATTTTTTACAAAAAGAACCTTTAGGAGCGATAGGGTTTTTGCGCCAAAAAGAAGTTTTTAGAAAACGCTCTTTAAAAACAAGCGATATTTCTTTTAATATTGCCCCCTTAATCAACTCCGCAGGGCGCATGCAAGATGCTAGAGTGGCCCTAGATTTTTTAAGCACGAATAATTTGCAAGATTGTTGTTTTTTGTATGAACGCTTGAAAGCATGCAATAATGAACGAAAAATAACCCAACAACAGGTTTTTGAAGAAGCCTTTAAGCATGCGTTGGTTGGGGAAAAAATCATCATCGCTCTTAAGGATAATTGGCATGAGGGCGTGCTTGGGATTGTGGCTTCAAAATTAGTGGAAGCCACTCAAAAGCCAAGCCTAGTTTTTACTTTTAAAGAAGGGGCGTATAAGGGGAGTGGGCGCAGCTCTCAAAATGTTGATTTGATTGACGCTTTGAATGGGGTTTCTTCTTTATTATTGGGCTATGGGGGGCATAGACAAGCATGCGGTTTGAGCGTTGAAAAAAATAATATGGTCTCACTCTTTGAAACTTTAGAAAATTTTGATTTTAAAGTCTTGCCTTTTTGTGAAAAAGAACCCCCTTTGATATTACGCTTAAAAGACATTGACAAAGAGCTTTTAGAGATTATAGAAATGGGCGAACCTTATGGGCAAGAAAACCCTGAACCCTTATTCCAAGCACAAAATTTAGAAGTCATAGAAGAAAAAATCATCAAAGAAAGCCATCAAGCGTTGCGTTTTAAGGATGAAGAAAGCGTCAAAGACGCTATTTATTTTAACGCTGAGCGGTTTTTAAAAGTGGGCGAAAAGGTGAGCGTGCTTTTTAGCGTGGAATTAGATGAGTATTCTAATGAGCCTAAAATGTTTGTTAAAAGTTTGTTATAG
- a CDS encoding RluA family pseudouridine synthase produces the protein MPFVEEEFEILKPTKALFLVCDILKCSLKEAQRHLDKQRLKQNQQIVRKSQIIQGIVSLIYFKPNEKQGKLVFETKDFGIFDKPTQVYTHPKGYFYHESLLDCIQSHFGKNAHPAHRLDYETSGLVLVGKTPQSTKDLKALFMQKKVKKTYLALVHGLMDQNTTIDKPILTPENIQKDLRIRSKISPLGKPSTTLVEPLAYNSFLDVSLLKITPLTGRTHQIRLHLSSMNHRIVGEGLYGVADENAREYLQLKRENNAPLLMLHALSLEFEFKGAHYKITSPMPKRFMPFLKD, from the coding sequence GTGCCGTTTGTTGAAGAAGAATTTGAAATTTTAAAACCCACCAAAGCCTTATTTTTGGTGTGTGATATTTTGAAATGCTCTTTAAAAGAAGCCCAACGGCACCTTGACAAACAACGCTTAAAACAAAATCAACAAATCGTGCGTAAATCTCAAATCATTCAAGGGATCGTTAGCTTGATTTATTTCAAGCCTAATGAAAAGCAAGGAAAACTTGTTTTTGAGACTAAAGATTTTGGCATATTTGACAAACCCACTCAAGTCTATACCCACCCTAAAGGCTATTTTTACCATGAAAGCTTATTAGATTGCATCCAATCTCATTTTGGCAAAAACGCCCACCCAGCCCATAGATTGGACTATGAAACGAGCGGATTAGTTCTAGTGGGCAAAACTCCACAAAGCACCAAAGATTTAAAAGCGCTTTTTATGCAAAAAAAAGTGAAGAAAACTTATTTGGCGCTAGTGCATGGGTTAATGGATCAAAATACCACCATAGATAAGCCCATTCTAACGCCAGAAAACATTCAAAAAGATTTGCGCATTAGATCTAAAATTTCTCCTTTGGGCAAGCCTTCAACCACTCTTGTTGAGCCGTTAGCTTATAATTCTTTTTTAGATGTGAGCTTACTTAAAATAACCCCACTCACTGGGCGTACGCACCAGATCCGCTTGCATTTAAGCAGCATGAATCATAGGATCGTGGGCGAAGGGCTTTATGGGGTGGCAGATGAAAACGCTAGAGAATACCTTCAATTAAAGCGCGAAAATAACGCCCCATTACTCATGCTCCATGCCTTAAGTTTAGAATTTGAATTTAAAGGGGCGCATTATAAAATTACTTCCCCCATGCCCAAACGCTTCATGCCTTTTTTAAAAGATTGA
- a CDS encoding cysteine-rich Sel1 repeat protein, which translates to MASQTPKELFDWGVESNKARNFTQAKKYFEKACNLNYAEGCFGLGILYIHKDFGEKNYKKALALMTKGCELNYAVGCSFLGTLYQNGNGVKKDLKKAFASYTKACGLKEGYGCLRLGEMQRSGEGVVKNLKQAMKTLKKGCELKNEMACMGYGVVELEIRQERCKLGDEVACYTLEPLLDSMDSK; encoded by the coding sequence ATGGCAAGCCAAACCCCTAAAGAGCTTTTTGATTGGGGTGTAGAGAGTAACAAAGCGAGAAATTTTACTCAAGCTAAAAAATACTTTGAAAAAGCGTGTAATTTAAACTATGCTGAGGGGTGTTTTGGTCTAGGAATTTTATATATTCATAAAGACTTTGGAGAAAAGAATTATAAAAAAGCTCTTGCTTTAATGACTAAAGGGTGTGAATTAAACTATGCTGTAGGGTGTTCTTTTTTAGGGACTTTATATCAAAATGGGAATGGAGTAAAAAAGGATTTAAAAAAAGCTTTTGCTTCGTATACTAAAGCGTGTGGTTTAAAAGAAGGTTATGGGTGTCTCAGACTAGGAGAGATGCAGCGTTCTGGCGAAGGCGTAGTCAAAAATCTAAAACAAGCGATGAAAACGCTAAAAAAGGGTTGCGAATTAAAAAATGAGATGGCATGCATGGGATATGGAGTGGTCGAATTGGAGATTAGGCAAGAGCGTTGCAAACTAGGAGATGAGGTGGCATGCTATACACTTGAACCACTACTAGATTCAATGGATTCAAAATAA
- the ruvX gene encoding Holliday junction resolvase RuvX, whose amino-acid sequence MILACDVGLKRIGIAMLLNGIILPLEAILRQNRNQASRDLSDLLKEKNIQVLVVGKPSENYADTNIRIGHFIKLVDFKGEIVFINEDSSSIEAYENLEYLGRKNKWLAIKDGRLDSLSACRILERYCQQVLKKG is encoded by the coding sequence ATGATTTTAGCATGCGATGTGGGGCTAAAACGCATTGGCATAGCCATGCTTTTAAATGGCATTATCTTACCTTTAGAAGCGATTTTACGCCAAAATAGGAATCAGGCTTCTAGGGATTTGAGCGATTTATTGAAAGAAAAAAACATTCAAGTGCTAGTGGTGGGCAAGCCTAGTGAAAATTATGCGGATACGAATATTCGCATTGGGCATTTTATCAAGCTTGTAGATTTTAAGGGCGAAATCGTTTTTATCAATGAAGATAGCTCTAGCATAGAAGCTTATGAGAATTTAGAGTATTTGGGCAGGAAAAATAAGTGGCTCGCTATTAAAGACGGCCGTTTGGACTCTTTGAGCGCTTGCAGGATTTTAGAGCGCTATTGCCAGCAAGTTTTAAAAAAGGGCTAG
- the dprA gene encoding DNA-processing protein DprA, whose product MKSNFQYSALEGIPKVFDILKDPPKKLYFIGNTVLLNAPLKVAIIGTRRPTPYSKQHTITLAKELAKNGAVIVSGGALGVDIIAQENALPKTIMLSPCSLDLIYPTNNHKVIQEIAQNGLILSEYEKDFMPIKGSFLARNRLVIALSDVVIIPQADLQSGSMSSARLAQKYQRPLFVLPQRLNESDGTNELLEKGQAQGIFNIHHFINTLLKDYHLQEMHENKDEFLEYCAKNPSYEEAYLKFGDKLLEYELLGKIKRINHIVVLA is encoded by the coding sequence ATGAAAAGTAACTTCCAATATAGTGCACTAGAAGGTATCCCTAAAGTTTTTGACATTCTTAAAGACCCCCCTAAAAAGCTCTACTTTATAGGCAATACCGTTCTCTTAAATGCACCTTTAAAAGTGGCTATCATAGGCACAAGAAGACCCACCCCTTATAGCAAGCAACACACGATCACTCTAGCTAAAGAGCTTGCTAAAAATGGTGCGGTTATTGTGAGTGGGGGAGCGTTAGGCGTGGATATTATCGCTCAAGAAAACGCCTTACCGAAAACGATCATGCTTTCGCCTTGCAGTTTGGATTTGATCTATCCTACTAATAACCATAAAGTGATCCAAGAAATCGCACAAAACGGCTTGATTTTAAGCGAATATGAAAAGGATTTCATGCCCATTAAAGGCTCTTTTTTAGCGAGAAACCGCTTAGTGATCGCTTTAAGCGATGTAGTGATTATCCCTCAAGCGGATTTACAAAGCGGTTCTATGAGCAGCGCGAGATTAGCCCAAAAATACCAAAGACCCTTATTTGTTTTACCCCAACGCTTGAATGAGAGCGATGGCACTAATGAGCTTTTAGAAAAAGGGCAGGCTCAAGGGATATTTAACATTCATCATTTTATAAACACCCTTTTAAAAGATTATCATTTACAAGAAATGCATGAAAATAAAGATGAATTTTTAGAATATTGTGCGAAAAACCCTAGTTATGAAGAAGCGTATCTCAAATTTGGGGATAAACTTTTAGAATACGAGCTACTAGGCAAGATTAAGCGCATCAATCATATCGTAGTGTTAGCATGA
- the minE gene encoding cell division topological specificity factor MinE has product MSLFDFFKTKGSAATATDRLKLILAKERTLNLPYMEEMRKEIIAVIQKYTKSSDIHFKTLDSNQSVETIEVEIILPK; this is encoded by the coding sequence ATGAGTTTGTTTGATTTTTTTAAAACTAAAGGGAGTGCGGCTACTGCAACGGATAGATTAAAATTGATTTTAGCTAAAGAGCGCACTTTAAATTTACCTTACATGGAAGAAATGCGTAAAGAAATCATCGCCGTCATTCAAAAATACACTAAATCTTCAGACATTCACTTTAAAACCCTAGATAGCAATCAAAGCGTGGAAACGATTGAAGTAGAGATTATATTGCCTAAATAG
- the minD gene encoding septum site-determining protein MinD has translation MAIVVTITSGKGGVGKSTTTANLAIGLAESGKKVVVVDFDIGLRNLDMILGLENRIVFDVVDVMEKNCNLSQALIVDRKTKNLSFLAASQSKDKNILDKEKVATLINALRVDFDYILIDSPAGIESGFEHAILHADMALVVVTPEVSSLRDSDRVIGIIDAKSNRAKRGEEVHKHLIINRLKPELVESGEMISIEQVLKILCLPLIGIIPEDSHIISATNKGEPVIRTDCESAKAYQRITRRILGEEVEYVEFKAKRGFFRALKGMFS, from the coding sequence ATGGCAATAGTAGTTACTATCACTTCAGGTAAGGGGGGCGTAGGTAAAAGCACCACCACGGCTAATTTGGCGATCGGATTGGCTGAAAGCGGTAAAAAAGTCGTAGTGGTTGATTTTGATATAGGCTTGAGAAACTTAGACATGATTTTAGGATTGGAAAATCGCATTGTTTTTGATGTGGTAGATGTGATGGAGAAAAATTGCAACCTTTCGCAAGCGTTAATCGTGGATAGAAAGACTAAAAACCTTTCTTTTTTAGCGGCCTCACAAAGTAAAGATAAAAATATTTTAGATAAAGAAAAAGTAGCGACTTTAATCAACGCTTTAAGGGTGGATTTTGACTATATTTTGATTGACTCGCCCGCTGGGATTGAAAGCGGTTTTGAGCATGCGATTTTGCATGCGGACATGGCGTTAGTGGTGGTAACGCCGGAAGTGAGTTCTTTAAGGGATAGCGATAGAGTGATTGGCATTATTGATGCGAAGTCTAACCGGGCTAAAAGGGGCGAAGAAGTGCATAAACATTTAATCATCAACCGCTTAAAACCTGAATTAGTGGAAAGTGGTGAAATGATTTCTATTGAACAAGTGTTAAAGATTTTATGTTTGCCTTTGATTGGGATCATTCCTGAAGATAGCCACATTATTTCAGCAACCAACAAGGGCGAGCCGGTGATTCGCACTGATTGTGAGAGCGCGAAAGCTTATCAGCGCATCACCAGAAGGATTTTAGGCGAAGAAGTGGAATATGTGGAATTTAAGGCTAAAAGAGGTTTTTTTAGGGCTTTAAAAGGGATGTTTTCATGA
- the ilvC gene encoding ketol-acid reductoisomerase, producing MALSVYYDKDIDLGVIQSLQVGIIGYGTQGEAQALNLRDSKVKVRVGLYQGSLSIPKAKAEGFEVLEVKELVQKSDVIMALLPDELHKEVLEKEVIPFLKEGQIVGFAHGFSVHFNQVSFKKGVGVILVAPKGPGSALREEYLKNKGLYHLIAIEQENSKNNAKAVALSYAKAMGGGRMGVLETSFKEECESDLFGEQAVLCGGLEAVVRMGFETLIKAGYPEELAYFECVHEVKLVADLLHYKGVEGLRKHISNTAEFGAIKAREPMENLLEKRMQKILKKIQNGSFAKDFLLEKSLNYPRLNTERKALKETKIEQVGEILRTPFNHEK from the coding sequence TTGGCATTATCCGTTTATTACGATAAAGACATTGATTTAGGCGTTATCCAATCCTTACAAGTGGGCATTATTGGTTATGGCACTCAAGGAGAAGCCCAAGCACTCAATTTAAGAGATTCTAAAGTGAAAGTGCGTGTTGGCTTGTATCAAGGGAGTTTGAGCATTCCAAAAGCAAAGGCAGAGGGCTTTGAGGTGTTGGAAGTCAAAGAATTAGTCCAAAAGTCTGATGTGATCATGGCGTTACTTCCGGATGAATTGCATAAGGAAGTTTTAGAAAAAGAAGTGATCCCTTTTTTAAAAGAGGGCCAAATTGTGGGCTTTGCTCATGGTTTTAGCGTGCATTTCAATCAAGTCTCTTTTAAAAAAGGCGTGGGCGTGATTTTAGTCGCACCAAAAGGACCGGGGAGTGCTTTAAGAGAAGAATACCTTAAAAACAAGGGCTTATACCATTTGATTGCCATAGAGCAAGAAAATTCAAAAAACAACGCTAAAGCCGTGGCTTTAAGCTATGCAAAGGCGATGGGTGGGGGGAGAATGGGGGTTTTAGAAACGAGCTTTAAAGAAGAATGCGAGAGCGATTTGTTCGGCGAGCAAGCGGTTTTGTGCGGAGGGTTGGAAGCGGTTGTAAGAATGGGGTTTGAAACTTTAATCAAGGCAGGATACCCTGAAGAATTAGCCTATTTTGAATGCGTGCATGAAGTGAAATTAGTAGCGGATTTACTGCATTATAAGGGGGTGGAGGGTTTGAGAAAACACATTTCTAACACCGCTGAATTTGGGGCGATTAAAGCGAGAGAGCCTATGGAAAATTTATTAGAAAAACGCATGCAAAAAATCTTAAAAAAGATTCAAAACGGCTCATTCGCTAAGGATTTTTTACTAGAAAAGAGCTTGAATTACCCCAGGTTAAACACAGAAAGAAAAGCCCTAAAAGAGACTAAAATAGAGCAAGTTGGGGAAATTTTACGCACCCCATTCAATCATGAAAAATAA
- a CDS encoding NAD+ synthase, with the protein MQKHYHKLISYLCDFLEKETQKRGFKKVVYGLSGGLDSAVVGVLSQKVFKENAHALLMPSLVSMPESKSDALDLCETFSIPYTEYSIAPYDAIFCSYFKDASLTRKGNFCSRLRMAFLYDYSLKSNSLVIGTSNKSERMLGYGTLFGDLACAINPIGELFKTEVYELAQHLNIPKKILDKPPSADLFVGQSDEKDLGYPYSVIDPLLKDIEALFRTKPIHLETLTQLGYDETLVKNTISRIQKNAFKLELPTIAKRFDPK; encoded by the coding sequence ATGCAAAAACATTACCACAAACTCATATCTTATTTATGTGATTTTTTAGAAAAAGAAACGCAAAAAAGAGGCTTTAAAAAAGTCGTTTATGGATTGAGTGGGGGGCTAGATAGTGCGGTCGTTGGGGTGCTGTCTCAAAAGGTTTTTAAAGAAAACGCCCATGCCCTTTTAATGCCCTCTCTAGTTTCTATGCCAGAAAGCAAATCAGATGCTTTGGATCTGTGCGAAACCTTTTCTATCCCCTATACAGAATATTCTATCGCACCCTATGATGCAATCTTTTGCTCTTATTTTAAAGACGCAAGCCTTACCAGAAAGGGGAATTTTTGCTCAAGGTTGCGCATGGCTTTTTTATACGATTATTCTTTAAAAAGTAATTCTTTAGTCATTGGCACGAGCAATAAAAGCGAAAGAATGCTAGGCTATGGCACTTTATTTGGGGATTTGGCGTGCGCGATCAATCCGATTGGGGAATTATTTAAGACTGAAGTTTATGAACTCGCTCAACATTTAAATATCCCTAAAAAGATTTTAGACAAACCCCCTAGTGCGGATTTATTTGTAGGTCAAAGCGATGAAAAGGATTTGGGCTATCCCTATAGCGTGATTGATCCTTTATTAAAGGATATTGAAGCGTTATTTCGAACAAAGCCTATCCATTTAGAGACGCTCACTCAATTAGGCTATGATGAAACTTTAGTTAAAAACACCATAAGCCGTATCCAAAAAAACGCTTTTAAGTTAGAATTACCCACCATCGCCAAACGATTTGATCCTAAATGA
- a CDS encoding tetraacyldisaccharide 4'-kinase: MKSDKPFLERYFYTPTLLQKGLIFALYPFSLIYQCIATFKRKTAKKHDFKIPIISVGNLIAGGSGKTPFILEIAPRYQEVAIISRGYQRNSKGLVVVSVKGKILVSQNTAGDEAYLLALNLKQASVIVSEKRELGILKALELGSKIVFLDDGFRFNFNQFNLLLKPKVPPYYPFCLPSGLYRESIKSYKEAHLVITEDKDYKRITSTTHPTKRMLLVTAIANPSRLNAFLPKEVVKKIYFKDHAPFNLKLLEKEFHKNNATSLLVTSKDLVKLQDCKLPLSVLDLRLEIDPKVLEKIDNYIFSYPYNTKEHL, from the coding sequence ATGAAAAGCGATAAACCCTTTTTAGAACGCTATTTTTACACCCCCACTCTTTTGCAAAAAGGGTTGATTTTTGCACTCTATCCTTTTTCTTTAATCTATCAATGCATCGCCACTTTTAAACGAAAAACCGCCAAAAAACATGACTTTAAAATCCCTATTATTAGCGTAGGTAACTTAATCGCTGGAGGAAGCGGTAAAACGCCCTTTATTTTAGAAATCGCTCCAAGATACCAAGAAGTAGCGATCATCTCTAGGGGGTATCAGCGAAATTCTAAAGGTTTAGTGGTGGTGAGCGTTAAAGGGAAAATTCTAGTTTCTCAAAACACAGCGGGCGATGAAGCCTATCTTTTAGCCTTAAATCTAAAACAAGCGAGCGTGATTGTGAGCGAAAAAAGAGAGCTAGGCATTTTAAAAGCCCTTGAATTAGGATCAAAGATCGTGTTTTTAGACGATGGTTTTAGGTTTAACTTCAACCAATTCAACTTGCTTTTAAAACCCAAAGTCCCCCCCTACTACCCCTTTTGTTTGCCTAGTGGGTTGTATAGAGAAAGCATTAAAAGCTATAAAGAAGCCCATTTAGTCATTACAGAAGATAAGGATTATAAAAGAATCACCTCTACTACCCACCCCACCAAACGCATGCTTTTAGTAACGGCTATCGCTAACCCTAGCCGCTTAAACGCATTCTTGCCCAAAGAAGTGGTTAAAAAAATCTATTTTAAAGACCATGCCCCTTTTAATTTGAAGCTTTTAGAAAAAGAGTTTCATAAAAATAACGCCACTTCCTTGTTGGTTACTTCAAAAGATTTAGTCAAATTACAAGATTGTAAATTGCCTTTAAGCGTACTGGATTTAAGATTAGAAATTGACCCTAAAGTTTTAGAAAAGATTGACAATTATATTTTTTCTTATCCTTATAATACAAAAGAACATCTATAA
- the pseH gene encoding UDP-4-amino-4,6-dideoxy-N-acetyl-beta-L-altrosamine N-acetyltransferase — MKKNYCYQNIQAIDFIRLSDEEKLLVLEFRNHPNTSLWMYSTFIPLKTHLQFIEDLKNSPNHRYFLFKEEGVYLGVGSITKINLFHKHGYLGIYKNPFLKNKGDTILKALEFIAFEEFQLHSLHLEVMETNFKAIAFYEKNHYELEGRLKGFISKDKEFIDVLLYYKDKKKYNCQSFLKL, encoded by the coding sequence TTGAAAAAAAATTATTGTTATCAAAATATCCAAGCGATTGATTTTATCCGTTTAAGCGATGAAGAAAAGTTGTTGGTTTTAGAGTTTCGTAACCACCCAAACACTTCCTTATGGATGTATAGCACTTTTATTCCTTTGAAAACGCATTTGCAATTCATAGAAGATTTAAAAAACTCACCCAACCACCGCTATTTTTTGTTTAAAGAAGAAGGCGTTTATTTGGGGGTTGGCTCTATCACTAAAATCAATCTTTTCCATAAGCATGGGTATTTGGGGATTTATAAAAACCCTTTTTTAAAAAATAAGGGGGATACTATTTTAAAAGCCTTAGAATTTATCGCTTTTGAAGAGTTTCAATTGCATTCTTTACACTTGGAAGTGATGGAAACTAATTTCAAAGCGATCGCTTTTTATGAAAAAAACCATTATGAGTTAGAGGGGCGTTTGAAAGGCTTTATCTCTAAAGACAAGGAGTTTATAGATGTTCTTTTGTATTATAAGGATAAGAAAAAATATAATTGTCAATCTTTTCTAAAACTTTAG